A window from Citrus sinensis cultivar Valencia sweet orange chromosome 3, DVS_A1.0, whole genome shotgun sequence encodes these proteins:
- the LOC102624604 gene encoding tetraspanin-10 codes for MKQAKMGMGTSTFIIRWINFLTMLLAITIIIFGVWMSTHHDNCRRSLTLPVLGLGALIFIISIIGFLGALKNNTILLWIYLIMLCLVLVAILVFTVLAFIITNNGSGHSVAGLRYKEYQLKDYSSWFLNHLNNPGNWKRLKSCLVKSEDCNNLSKKYKTLKQFKSAKLTPIEAGCCRPPFECGYPVVNASYYDLSFHPTSSNKDCKLYKNSRAVKCYNCDSCKAGVAQYMKIEWRVVAIFNLILFVVLSIVYFVGCCARRNAVRSRSKI; via the exons CTTTTAGCTAtaactattataatttttggggTGTGGATGAGCACTCATCATGACAACTGTCGGAGGTCCCTCACTCTTCCTGTCCTAGGCCTTGGTGCATTGATCTTCATAAT ATCTATAATTGGATTCTTGGGAGCATTGAAGAACAACACTATCCTTTTGTGGATT TATCTCATCATGTTGTGTCTTGTTCTGGTGGCAATTTTGGTATTCACAGTATTGGC ATTTATCATAACAAATAATGGATCGGGCCATAGTGTTGCTGGTTTGAG GTACAAGGAGTATCAACTTAAAGATTACAGTTCATGGTTTCTGAATCAT CTGAATAATCCTGGGAACTGGAAGCGCTTGAAGAGCTGTCTTGTAAAATCTGAGGATTGCAATAATctatcaaaaaaatataag ACTCTTAAACAATTTAAATCTGCAAAACTGACCCCCATTGAAGCCGGTTGCTGTCGACCACCATTTGA ATGCGGTTATCCAGTTGTCAATGCTTCATACTATGATTTGAGCTTTCATCCCACTAGTTCCAACAAGGACTGCAAGCTTTACAAAAATTCACGGGCTGTCAAGTGCTACAATTGTGATTCCTGCAA GGCTGGAGTTGCACAGTACATGAAAATTGAGTGGAGAGTTGTggctatttttaatttgattctttttgttgttttg TCAATTGTATACTTTGTGGGATGCTGCGCAAGGAGAAATGCTGTTAGAAGCCgctcaaaaatttaa